In one Prosthecobacter fusiformis genomic region, the following are encoded:
- a CDS encoding glutathione peroxidase, translating to MKLLFTFLFMTALTSFAADVRDIPLKTIEGKEVTLKDYKDKVLLIVNVASECGYTGQYSGLQALHERYAKEGFAVLGFPCNDFGGQEPGSEAEIQTFCTSRYQVTFPMFAKVSITGEGKHPLFAVLAASGEVQWNFEKFLVGKDGQLIARYGSDAEPEGEEIEAAVKMALGK from the coding sequence TTTCACTTTTCTGTTTATGACGGCTCTAACTAGTTTTGCTGCGGATGTGCGGGATATTCCTTTGAAGACGATTGAGGGTAAGGAGGTGACGCTGAAGGATTACAAAGACAAGGTGCTGCTGATTGTGAATGTGGCCTCGGAGTGCGGGTATACGGGGCAGTATTCGGGGCTGCAGGCGCTGCATGAGCGGTATGCGAAGGAGGGCTTTGCGGTGCTGGGTTTTCCTTGCAATGACTTTGGGGGGCAGGAGCCGGGATCGGAGGCGGAGATCCAGACTTTTTGCACCAGCCGGTATCAAGTGACGTTTCCGATGTTCGCCAAAGTCTCGATCACGGGGGAGGGGAAACATCCGCTGTTTGCGGTGCTGGCGGCCTCGGGAGAAGTGCAGTGGAATTTTGAGAAGTTTCTGGTGGGTAAGGATGGGCAGTTGATCGCCCGGTATGGCTCGGATGCGGAACCGGAGGGTGAGGAAATCGAGGCGGCGGTGAAAATGGCGCTGGGCAAATGA